The Mercurialis annua linkage group LG7, ddMerAnnu1.2, whole genome shotgun sequence genome includes the window TGGAATTAATGAAATCTGCTGGAAAAGAAGCAACCTAACGTTTGAATTCTCGATATGCTGTCGTATAAAACTATAGGAGGCATAATAATTGAAGGGCGTGTCATAATTGGAACTCTCATTGGTTAATCAAAGGCATTGCTCTTGCTCTTGCTGAGCAGATTTCTTTTAGATTATGAGAAGCAGAACTTAATTTGTTTCCATGCAGAGCTTTATTGACGGTGAATTGGTGATTAGAATTGCAATTTACAGAAGGAGAATAAATCAAGTAAGCATGCTTTAAATTATTGCAGGTGGGTTGCTATAAGTCCTATTTTTGTTTTGTGAGGTTTCATGAATATTCAACAACATTTCATTTTTGAACAAAGGGtaaacgcgccccctgaacttgtgacatagggtcatctaacccaatttatactttttttagcaactaaccccaaaactcttcatttttgggtcaaataaccccataatttatatttttattttaaaaaatagatttaaaataattatatcgcaacaattagagaaatatctaattacttttttgcatccttcgcctccgatttatattttacacattttaaaaatataattatgggttatttgacccaaaattgaagagttttggggttagttgctcaaaaaagtataaattgggttagatgaccccgtgtcacaagtttagggggcgcgttgaccctttgctGTTTCATTTTTACCCTTTTAATTTGGCGCATGAtataaaaaatgttcaaattggTGGTTTTGGACAAATAAACCCACAATTTGGCCAAGATGTGTCATTTTACTCAAAACTTGCCAAAAAATGGATATTGTTAATATATGTTGGgtcatttttagaaattttggggtaaaataatctaattttACGAAGTTGTGTGTTTATTTGTCCAAAACCACCAACTTAGacatttttgttgttttgtgTCATATTGGATTGGTGAAATGAACATTTGTTGAATGAATTTTAATGAAATTCGTTACATATAATTGCAGAGTTATGCTCATTTGGATTTTCAAGTGATCATGGAGGAAGCTGCAAAGACCGACAGGTTAATGATTTTTGAAACATCAAGTTCTTGATTGAAAAATCAAGCAATTAAGGTTTTCGATAGTAAGATTAGTGTATTTATTGTCGTATTAGTGGTATGATTAGTTTATTGGTTGGGTAAGTTGATAATGACGTGAAGCTGAAGGAATCTGGATTATGCTTAGGTTTCTTTTATTTAGTAAATCATATCTTATAAAATTAGGTCAAAAATAACTCAATAGAGACTGAATTCAACTTGTTTAATTGCTCTGTACCGTACGCAAGGTGATGTCGTGACTTGTGAAAAAACTTGAAACTTATGAGAGATTCTTTTATTTCTCAATATCAAATGGAAAAATAGCTAGTCAAaccttaaaattttattctttattatGGGTATTTAGCACAGCTTTtccttttgttttaaaaaagaaagtttgtacattaaattttatacaataatataaaagaaaattagaagaaaaaaaaactatgaAATGAAACTCATcttaaaaagttattttcagaatatataTGCCAAATGGGATGTTAAAAGTGCTCGGTCTCACAGCTTTTTAAGAGCCATTTAGAAGGTATTGTTTTAagattttctatataaaaagaGAAGTTTTATGTCTGAAATGTTAAGTGtccaaaacattttaaaaattggacACTATCTTTGGTGAAGGAGCAAAAGTGAATAAACTGTTTTGGAAAATGGATTAAAGGGACGATTGACCAATTCTTACCTTCAAGTTCATTTGGTTTGTGGCATTTTTAGCCTCTGCTAGGCAAATCAGCTTACGCCAACAATTAGAGAATTAGACTATtatgagaaaaagaaaaataaatagcattattataagaattgattgtaaattaaaggattaattttataaaaaaatcatgatctttacacgaagttttattttaatcgcgatttttaaaagttgttacATAAAAccataaacttttatttttttcaaatctatcaccaaattaattttcattatatttttgCTGATGTGGCAACCGGAATCcggcagatttgaaaaaaaatggaaggTAAAAAATACGCCGAAAAaaatcggtgatagatttgaaaaaaaaataaaaggtcattTATATGGCagcttttaaaagtcgtgattaaaatgaaagttcgtgatttttaatggaattaaccctaaattaagtcacaaaatttattgttttttataattatcattataatattaagttttaattttaacatgctaatttgtaatttttgacaatttaaaacaaacatattTTGGTCAATATGGACACCAGAAAATAAAAGTTTCTAATATACTTTTAGCGTCTGTATCAAAAATTCAAgacttatccccttaaaatccccccaccttttaccctcAATTCATTTGCAGTCttacgttgtaaaaccaccaaatatacccaaattacgacctttcactttcaattgcaccctcaagcattaaattgacctcttttcacttaaaaaatgttcaaatcaatactttatattttagcatatattttaaaataggacataatattttatttaaaataaaaataaacctattttttcaagtgaaaagagatcaatttaatgcttgagggtgcaattgaaagtgaaaggtcgtaatttgggtatatttggtggttttgcaacgtgagggtacaaacgaattgggggtaaaaggtgagggttttttaaggagATAAGCCAAAATTCAATGTTATTTTAGAAGACGATTGTCGGTATCTGATGGTAAATTAAGaactaaaattcaaaattaatttttcttttgataattGAAAAGGAATGCATTTGCGGAAAAATTTAAACCACTGACTTTAACGGTTTACTGCCGAGCACTTATGTAATATTATTGAGAAGAGTTGAGAGATCCGAATCCTGAGAATGGGTTGAGGGGTATATTCGAGACATCATTTTAAAGAAATAGAAGGCACATTCATTTGTTTGAGTGCAAGAGAAAGTATAGCAAAGACCGTTAGCTCAAAACATTTCCAATTCCAAATACTACAAATCaacaaaattaatcaaaccaaTTATTCCTTAAATAACAACAACATTCTTCCTCTATTTAAACCAATCCTTAATCCATTCTTTAATTTTCTACAAgattttcttgaatttcttttgtGAAAAGGAAAAATTGGAAGAATAATCTTCATTTTGGTATTGGGTATTGAATTACAGAGATGGGGGATGTTGATACAGAATCTGGGTCGTCTTCATCGTCTTTGAATGACCCGGTTTCTTCATCTGGGTCGTTCATTTTCACCAATTATCCTCTGGTTGCTGCTCTTGTTGCCTTTGCTCTTGCCCAATCCATCAAACTCTTCACTTCTTGGTAATTCAATGcacttttcttcttttatttccatttttattgaaaatttcaaTCATTTCTTGCATTTTTAAGAAATGTAGGATCTTTTGGGATCTGGGTTTCTtgattaaataaattgatttaattcTGGTGGTGATTTGAGATTCCTGGAATTAtgctttttttatcattcaggGGTGTCTTCTTGACCGCTAAACTATATAATGAGATGATACACATACACTAATGTTAAGTTAGGTAGCACGGACTAGGATACGGAGAaatggtgttattttaaggtttcctatgttaaaaatgaagttgtGTCCAAAATGCCGAGTTCCCGACACGTTTCTGAAACAAGaaacgttgattgaatgaaatgtccgtgctacctagatgTTAAGTCATTGGCCCAACTTTTCAGTCTTTAAGCACTTGTTTCCAGCAACTTTGATCATAATCTGAATCACAATGTAGAATCTCAGTAAACTCTTGGTAAAGCAACCTTTCATGAGAACCTATTGATGTTATGGATGCAACTCAATGCTACACGGAAACTTCTTGAGTTTTATttccgttttcagaaatgcttcTAAAACTTCAAAACTTTATATCTATATGTTATAACCTATCGTAAAAAAATGTGGTTGTTTCCTGTATCGGCATTTTCCATTTCTGGGCTATATAGATACCAACTTAATTGTTTGCTTTTGTTCAATGGCTTTGGTCTAGTGAAGAAGCCTTTGCCTCCAGTTTGCTTTGATATCTTTCTTAATATTCGTGAAGAAATGTTTCCGattactgattttttttattagttttattacTGTATAATGTCTTAACCTTCCCTAGATTGGCAGGTATAAGGAAAAGCGATGGGATTTCAAGCAACTTATCGGATCCGGTGGAATGCCATCTTCTCATTCCGCCACTGTTACTGCACTTGCCATATCAGTCGGGTTCCAAGAAGGCTTTGGCGGATCATTATTTGCCACTGCATTGATCTTAGCTTGTGTTGTAAGAAACTTTCATGACTCTAAATTTACATCCATGTTGCACGGAAAATTTCCGCGTTTTATTTCTGGAAGTACTTTTGAAAGTCTgaaacttatatatataacatagtaAAAGATATCATTTTGTCGTTTCCCGCTTTGGCATTTCAACTTCCATTGTTTCCATGCAATATAGATGTATAGTAACTAAGCAGTAAATATATATGTTAGAACTATCTTTTTATGTGGAGAATTTTGTGGGCAGGTGATGTATGACGCGACTGGTGTAAGACTACAAGCTGGACGGCAAGCAGAGGTTTGACGTTTCGCCTACTCTTTGTCCTGCTCCTACAACTTTTTTCCTTTGTTTCTCTCTACGATAGGTGACATTGACTTGTTCACCTGGtttcatatattaaaatggCACTATTTAGGTGTTGAATCAAATTGTATATGAGCTACCTGCTGAGCATCCTCTGGCTGAGAGATTACCTCTGAGAGAACTTCTTGGTCACACCCCTACTCAGGTCTCTACATTTATTTCcccattttgtttttgaatcaCCTTTTATATGAATGCAATATCAAATTGTTATAGTTACATCATTCCACGATCTAATTTACTCTTTATTTTAGGTTATTGCCGGTGGTTTGCTGGGAATTACAACAGCTATTATTGGCCATTTTGTCGCTAGAACGGCGAGCAGTCAAAGTTGATGCATAAGAAAGTCACACCCGTCTTGCAGCGCATTTGATAGTGAAAGTTCTGCTCACACAAAAAGAAAGACTTGAAGTTTGAATGCCGAGTTTGTTCTTCTATAACTTGGCATATTCTTCAAGTGAACTTACCATATGTTCATtctattggtaatattttagaCATGTAATCTGGTTGATTGCAGTATATGCTGTAATGTTCATGTCTGTTGCATATACCAAACCCCGACAAGCATACAATTCTAGGAAAATGCAATGAAAATTACAGGAATTAGGCTAACTTATCTTCTTATGGTGTGAAAAATCTTTCGTATACATCCGTTGTGCCATGTCATCCGTACAACAAACCTATAAAATATGTAgatattggattttttttttataataactatacAATGATTAAAAGATTCTAAAATTCACACTATTTTCCATCTTTCAATCGCGAAGGATTAAGCATTTAACCTACAATAATGTGACTCGTGTTCGACCATACATGTGCTATAACCATCACTTGGCATGTGTTATGCCCAGTTGATGGAAGTAGACAATAGCAACAGACAAAATGTTCAAGAGTGCTTTGTACATGTCCATTTCCAATTTACAATGAATGTTATGAACAACAAGGCACAATAATTTACGCCACAAATACTTTCGATAGCCTTCTATAGTACTGTTCTTCAGTGGTATCAAAGAATCTTCTATAGTGATGTTAATTTGCAATGAATTCTCCATGTAACTAACACTGTTGTACTGTAGAAATGATGTCATATTTCGGTTATTTGACCCCCAATATAGCAGAAAAAACTCTCCTCATCTCTGAAACTGGATCATCGTTGACATTTGATTTTGCACGCCAAGCAATGTGCCCGTCAGGCCTGACTAAGATTGCTCCTTTGTCAGTCATCTTACATATACTCCACCATGATGGCAGATTTGACGATTTCTTAACTTCCATAACGTCGATGTAGTTCTTCCAAGGTGCCAATGCCTTCTCACTGGATAATGCTTCAGATTTATCAGCAGGCcataatacacaaacttttgtaGAAACTTTAAATTCCTCAGTAACCTTGAATGCTGCATGGGCAAGTTGGTATGACTTATCATGTGGTGCTACAATGAGAAGGAACTCAACTTTGTCCCCCGATAGAAGATCAAGTGTAGAAATAGTCGCCTGGAGAGACAACTACAGCATGGTTATATTGATGAAAAGGCAAAATTAACCACATGTGCATGTGAATATGAAAGTTGAAACTTGGCACTGTAAAATGATGATCTGAGGCTTTACGCTCGCTGAGAAAATAAGTCAGAACAGAAAGCAATCACATTTGAGAACTACCATTTGATGCATCCATCGACGAAATATAAGGATGGAAGAACtttataagaaaaatgtttagctAAGATAATCTCCTATAACAATTGTGTAAAATACAGCTTGTGAATAACATTTGCATACCTCATAAGGTAAGTTTGATAATATCCGCACATCCATATGGGGCAGTCTTGAACCTGGATCTGCAGAAGGAATATAGTCCCTTCTACGGCCAGTGGGTGGTTTTGGAACATCTTCCTTGCTATCACTATCAGGAACCAGTGCTCCAGTTAGGTACCTAAAATGAGAGAATAGTAAATGAAATTCCTTAAAATAGCCAAAGTTCCATGTTCTCCTTTGAAACTTGAACAAGATCACATAATGAAGAGGGTTAGCGTGTAATACCTGAAACCAAGATCCTCAGCAGGAAACTGGAGCTGAAGGCTCTTTCCTTCTTCAAAGATGCGCCTCACTCGTTCAAGCCTTGAATGCCCAATTGggttcttttcatttaaaagagCTTCTGAAACCTGTGCACGGCCTATCATGAAAATCCCATCCAACATTGCCTTCTGTACTCCAGATGGTAAAATGGAACCAATCCCATCAGTAATAGCTTGATGAACTGAGAAGACAGGGTGCAAAAAATTAATGTGAGGAAGGACTACCAATTTCATTTTGCTACAGAGGGAGAGGAAAGCTAAGAAATGTAAGAAACCATGGCTACCATTAggaaaattataaactatttctattttttcaccaatttttttctgaaatgatttcaaaaattaaagaagaaaatg containing:
- the LOC126655442 gene encoding uncharacterized protein LOC126655442 yields the protein MGDVDTESGSSSSSLNDPVSSSGSFIFTNYPLVAALVAFALAQSIKLFTSWYKEKRWDFKQLIGSGGMPSSHSATVTALAISVGFQEGFGGSLFATALILACVVMYDATGVRLQAGRQAEVLNQIVYELPAEHPLAERLPLRELLGHTPTQVIAGGLLGITTAIIGHFVARTASSQS